One window from the genome of Dyella sp. A6 encodes:
- a CDS encoding CHASE2 domain-containing protein produces the protein MLPRGFAWLVRGAVWLVATGLLALLLTFDATGHVDSALYDINMRHWTYTPGNDVVIVAIDPSSLTKLGRWPFPRLLHARLINRLTDDGVRAIGLDITMTTPDAAHPAYDKALASALRRNGHVVMPVFAEPTDLGGTLEEMLPVPGLAREAAAFGQVDVDESTDGISRGVYLMAGLGQAYWPSLGLALYRQDHPRHPSAQLPGLRNPMPTGESPYLWIRDYYALLHYAGPSGTFGRVSYADVLDKKVPPSLLKGKTVLIGATAEGMRDIVRTPDGLMPGVEYQANILESLQRGLLLTPLGFTLQLVVGAIVLSVPCLLYGLPGFRRLWSVLLVGMLLPLASSLLLLRALGWWWPPTACVLTVAIAGAAWWLLVRPAGTAINATPA, from the coding sequence ATGTTGCCGCGCGGTTTCGCCTGGCTGGTGCGGGGTGCGGTCTGGCTGGTTGCCACCGGCCTGCTGGCCCTGTTGCTCACCTTTGATGCAACGGGACATGTGGACAGTGCCCTGTATGACATCAACATGCGTCACTGGACCTATACGCCTGGCAACGACGTGGTCATCGTCGCGATCGATCCCAGCAGCCTTACCAAACTTGGACGCTGGCCGTTCCCCCGCCTGCTGCACGCACGCTTGATCAACCGGCTCACCGACGACGGCGTACGTGCCATCGGTCTCGACATCACCATGACCACGCCCGATGCTGCCCATCCAGCCTATGACAAGGCACTGGCCAGTGCACTTCGACGCAACGGCCATGTAGTGATGCCGGTCTTCGCCGAACCCACCGACCTGGGCGGCACGCTGGAAGAAATGCTTCCAGTCCCCGGCCTGGCCAGGGAAGCCGCGGCATTCGGCCAGGTGGATGTCGACGAGAGCACCGACGGCATCTCGCGTGGCGTCTACCTGATGGCAGGACTGGGACAGGCCTACTGGCCATCGCTGGGCCTGGCGCTCTACCGCCAGGACCACCCCAGGCACCCGAGCGCACAACTGCCAGGCCTGCGCAATCCAATGCCGACTGGCGAATCGCCATACCTGTGGATCCGCGATTACTACGCACTACTGCATTACGCCGGCCCATCAGGCACGTTCGGTCGCGTTTCCTATGCCGACGTGCTCGACAAGAAGGTACCGCCCTCGCTACTGAAAGGTAAAACCGTGCTGATCGGTGCCACCGCCGAGGGCATGCGCGACATCGTTCGCACACCGGACGGCCTGATGCCGGGTGTCGAGTACCAGGCGAACATCCTGGAATCGCTGCAACGCGGGCTTCTGCTGACCCCGCTGGGATTCACCCTGCAACTGGTCGTCGGTGCCATCGTCCTGTCGGTGCCCTGCCTGCTGTACGGGCTTCCCGGCTTTCGCCGCCTGTGGTCGGTGCTACTGGTCGGCATGTTGCTGCCGTTGGCATCCAGCCTGCTGCTGCTGCGCGCGCTCGGCTGGTGGTGGCCGCCGACGGCGTGCGTGCTGACCGTCGCCATCGCCGGCGCGGCGTGGTGGCTGCTGGTGCGGCCAGCCGGTACGGCCATCAACGCCACGCCGGCTTGA
- a CDS encoding FecR domain-containing protein, protein MPAAHAGDWYYRVRPHDNIWTLNSRFLKPGVGWQKLQTYNKVADPYHLVPGSRLRIPVEWLRVQPAKATVIAVAGMAHAYIAGQTAGVVITPGMKLGYGVRIETGPHASLTLKFADDSHVLMQSGSELTLDRMSAYGNTGMADTKLRLQHGRISNAVTPMPGNTAHFVVQTPGAISSVRGTHFRVAAGDDHSQTEVLKGRVDVAGHRRHVQVNRGSGVSVTDGHRPGQVRKLLPAPVLDCPSQPVTHIGDTLSWTAMHGAVHYRVEIAPDARFETLLLDSVTGALPHVSVPDLPNGEHAIRIHGIDSAGLEGLDATCTLRTAMHPQPPLVQQPQAGSKVRDPRPQFRWTESSEAKSYDWQLASDAQFAHVLAERPQIDNDHVRAPAVLPLGRYYWRIASRDAQGNLGPYTDALPFERVAPPPAPSVGAPKSSKHELTLGWSAGKPGQHYRIQLARDAQFTHPLVDRMLDTPSLQMRKPHSGTWYVRVRTIDTDGYAGAWGPVQKFRLPCIPCRIAAIGGGATVLWLLL, encoded by the coding sequence GTGCCGGCTGCTCATGCGGGCGACTGGTATTACCGCGTAAGGCCGCACGACAATATCTGGACACTGAACAGTCGCTTTCTCAAGCCTGGCGTTGGCTGGCAGAAACTCCAGACCTACAACAAGGTCGCCGATCCGTATCACCTGGTACCGGGCTCGCGTCTACGCATACCGGTGGAATGGCTGCGTGTTCAGCCAGCCAAGGCCACGGTGATCGCCGTCGCCGGCATGGCACATGCTTACATCGCAGGTCAGACCGCTGGAGTCGTCATCACCCCGGGCATGAAGCTCGGCTATGGCGTTCGTATCGAGACCGGACCCCATGCCAGCCTGACACTGAAGTTTGCTGATGACTCGCATGTGCTCATGCAATCCGGCAGCGAACTGACGCTGGACCGCATGAGTGCCTACGGCAACACCGGTATGGCCGACACCAAACTGCGCCTGCAACATGGCCGCATCAGCAATGCCGTGACGCCGATGCCGGGCAACACGGCACACTTCGTGGTGCAGACACCCGGTGCCATTTCCAGTGTGCGCGGCACCCATTTCCGCGTAGCCGCCGGTGACGACCATTCGCAAACCGAGGTACTGAAGGGCCGTGTCGATGTCGCCGGCCACCGGCGCCACGTGCAGGTCAACCGTGGTTCCGGCGTATCCGTCACCGACGGCCATCGCCCCGGCCAGGTGCGCAAACTGTTGCCTGCGCCCGTGCTCGATTGCCCGAGTCAGCCGGTCACCCACATCGGCGATACACTGAGCTGGACGGCCATGCATGGTGCTGTTCACTACCGCGTCGAGATCGCGCCGGATGCACGCTTTGAAACCCTTCTGCTCGACAGTGTGACCGGTGCCCTGCCCCACGTCAGCGTGCCGGATCTGCCGAACGGCGAACATGCGATCCGCATCCACGGCATCGACAGCGCCGGTCTGGAAGGACTGGATGCCACCTGCACCCTGCGTACCGCCATGCATCCGCAGCCACCGCTGGTGCAACAGCCGCAGGCGGGCAGCAAAGTGCGCGACCCACGCCCGCAATTCCGCTGGACCGAAAGCTCCGAGGCCAAATCCTACGACTGGCAGCTGGCGAGCGATGCCCAATTTGCCCACGTTCTGGCCGAACGCCCGCAGATCGATAACGATCACGTGCGCGCCCCTGCCGTACTTCCGCTGGGACGCTATTACTGGCGTATTGCGAGTCGCGACGCCCAAGGCAACCTCGGCCCATATACCGACGCCCTGCCATTTGAACGTGTCGCGCCGCCGCCGGCCCCGAGCGTGGGGGCGCCCAAAAGCTCAAAGCATGAGTTGACGCTCGGCTGGTCCGCCGGTAAACCCGGACAGCACTACCGCATCCAGCTCGCCCGCGACGCCCAGTTCACCCATCCACTGGTCGACCGGATGCTGGACACCCCATCGCTGCAGATGCGCAAACCGCATTCGGGCACCTGGTACGTGCGGGTACGCACCATCGACACCGACGGCTATGCTGGCGCCTGGGGCCCGGTCCAGAAGTTCCGGCTGCCCTGCATACCCTGCCGCATCGCCGCCATCGGAGGCGGCGCCACCGTTCTCTGGTTACTGCTCTGA
- the cyoA gene encoding ubiquinol oxidase subunit II — translation MCASAAVLLGGCNMDVLSPKGAVGMHERTLILVALGLMCVVVVPTIVLTLVFAWRYRASNTKATYAPKWSHSTAIEVVMWAIPCVIIVILGAITWTSTHELDPYRPLESSVKPVTIEAVALDWKWLFIYPDYGVASVNQIAFPEGTPVDFKITSGTVMNAFFIPQLGSQVYAMSGMQTQVHLIANEKGSYDGFSSNFSGPGFADMHFTALATSQKGFEAWIAKAKASAGTLDVNAYQSLLMPSRKVPVSFYGTVSPNMFGYIIKHPATNGAPAASAAPSVAAVPSHSTHAQAAE, via the coding sequence ATGTGCGCAAGTGCCGCCGTTTTGCTCGGTGGTTGCAATATGGACGTCCTCTCGCCTAAGGGCGCTGTCGGGATGCACGAACGCACTCTGATCCTGGTCGCACTGGGACTGATGTGCGTGGTGGTGGTCCCCACGATCGTCCTGACCCTGGTGTTTGCCTGGCGTTACCGGGCCTCCAACACCAAGGCGACCTACGCGCCGAAATGGTCGCACTCCACCGCCATTGAGGTGGTGATGTGGGCCATTCCCTGCGTGATCATCGTGATTCTGGGTGCCATCACCTGGACATCGACTCATGAGCTCGACCCTTACCGGCCGCTCGAGTCGAGTGTGAAGCCGGTGACCATCGAAGCGGTCGCGCTCGACTGGAAGTGGCTGTTCATCTACCCGGATTACGGCGTCGCCAGCGTCAACCAGATCGCCTTCCCCGAGGGTACCCCGGTGGATTTCAAGATCACCTCGGGCACGGTGATGAACGCATTCTTCATCCCGCAGCTGGGTAGCCAGGTCTATGCGATGTCGGGCATGCAGACCCAGGTTCACCTGATCGCCAATGAGAAGGGCAGTTACGACGGTTTCTCGTCGAACTTCAGTGGTCCTGGCTTCGCCGACATGCACTTTACTGCGCTGGCCACATCGCAGAAGGGCTTCGAGGCCTGGATCGCGAAGGCCAAGGCATCGGCCGGCACGCTCGACGTGAATGCCTACCAGTCGCTGCTGATGCCCAGCCGCAAGGTGCCCGTGTCGTTCTACGGCACCGTGTCGCCGAACATGTTCGGCTACATCATCAAGCATCCGGCAACGAACGGCGCCCCGGCGGCCAGTGCGGCCCCGAGCGTTGCAGCCGTTCCCTCGCATTCCACTCACGCCCAGGCTGCGGAGTAA
- a CDS encoding ATP-binding protein, which produces MNALPFLHMRPRPDIAVAMFNPGAIPATASIEVLAGLLMASGMLCLLLLRMIWKQQLRLKQARSQQNRLADEIESLRRHEQQLHANERSLREISARMPVVVFTMHRDRNRHHRLESLTGDLQALFGVDPNEALEATDLLRDWPFGDRIYPDDVDSLRLQLRHSLRHARATSVDFRAYAEDGLRWFHLVMAAYPQGKGNTRWVGYLIDTTNLNAHNEALRAARDAAERASRAKADFLATMSHEIRTPMNGVIGMLELLEHTSLNPDQIELLQAVGDSASVLMQILNDVLDFSKLEAGNLRLDPVPFDLRALVDSAVGLVAGPLHQKGLDVRVGMDTLIAGRLLGDDVRLRQILLNLLNNAGKFTEHGSITVSLRVLGDDGEYQRLQFSIADTGIGIPADKQENLFMPFSQAESWTARRHGGTGLGLAICHHLVELMDGKIALSSEVELGTTITVEVRLPVVQREIANPVDLAGQHAVVRLDNHELTAIVRAHLAALGLSVETVPPSQSMRPGIAANILFVDIDDEESSSRIAAHVIALTDSPETQTRPYRDGERIVLGCNPLKWQSMVRACAMTLEPQRPSTATSLPAGGHPSTSTAITAPPSPSPTSAGRILIAEDHPVNQALARRQLALLGWACDIVDNGRAALEALRHNDYALLMTDCQMPEMDGYELAAAWRQLEADEQRTTRLPIIAMTAHTLGDEIVRCRDAGMDDYLSKPVQLKVLQEKLQTWLRPEGQTISPSPSVATAPATQADMLRLLRETSMADLDAIELAMANGDAATVARRLHRLLGALQIFIGGPDIGKARQLLDALEEGASPAALDDFPTSLARLREQVMQLPDGA; this is translated from the coding sequence ATGAACGCGCTGCCGTTTCTGCATATGCGGCCGCGTCCAGACATCGCAGTCGCCATGTTCAACCCCGGGGCTATTCCTGCCACGGCAAGCATCGAGGTGCTTGCCGGTCTGTTGATGGCATCCGGCATGCTGTGCCTGCTGTTGCTGAGGATGATCTGGAAGCAACAGCTGCGGCTGAAGCAGGCCCGATCACAACAGAACCGGTTGGCGGACGAGATAGAGTCGCTTCGCAGGCATGAACAACAGCTTCATGCAAACGAGCGCAGCCTCCGCGAGATCAGTGCCCGCATGCCGGTCGTGGTGTTCACCATGCATCGTGACCGCAACCGCCATCACAGACTCGAGTCGCTAACGGGCGACCTACAGGCACTGTTCGGGGTCGATCCCAACGAGGCACTCGAAGCCACCGACCTGCTACGAGACTGGCCATTCGGAGACCGAATCTATCCTGATGATGTCGACAGCCTGCGCCTCCAGCTGCGCCACAGCCTGCGGCACGCCCGCGCTACCTCTGTCGATTTCCGTGCCTATGCCGAGGATGGACTTCGTTGGTTCCATCTGGTCATGGCTGCATACCCTCAGGGCAAGGGCAACACGCGCTGGGTCGGCTACCTGATCGACACCACCAATCTCAACGCCCACAACGAGGCCTTGCGCGCAGCACGCGACGCCGCCGAGCGAGCTTCCCGCGCCAAGGCGGACTTCCTGGCCACCATGAGCCACGAGATCCGCACGCCGATGAATGGCGTGATCGGCATGCTCGAGTTGCTGGAACATACGTCTCTGAATCCGGACCAAATCGAGCTGCTGCAGGCCGTCGGCGATTCTGCCAGCGTGCTGATGCAGATCCTCAACGATGTACTGGATTTCTCCAAGCTCGAGGCCGGCAACCTCAGACTGGATCCGGTCCCGTTCGACTTGCGTGCACTTGTCGACAGTGCAGTGGGCCTGGTCGCCGGCCCACTGCACCAGAAAGGCCTGGATGTCAGGGTCGGCATGGACACGCTGATCGCCGGCCGCCTGCTCGGGGACGATGTCAGGCTGCGCCAGATCCTGCTCAATCTTCTCAACAATGCAGGCAAGTTCACTGAACACGGAAGCATCACGGTCAGTCTTCGCGTACTGGGTGACGATGGCGAGTACCAACGCCTGCAATTCAGTATCGCCGATACCGGCATCGGCATTCCGGCAGACAAACAGGAAAACCTGTTCATGCCGTTCTCGCAGGCCGAATCGTGGACAGCGCGTCGCCATGGCGGCACCGGACTCGGCCTTGCCATCTGCCATCACTTGGTTGAACTGATGGACGGCAAGATCGCGCTATCGAGCGAGGTCGAACTGGGCACGACCATCACCGTGGAGGTCCGTCTACCGGTCGTCCAACGCGAAATTGCTAACCCGGTGGACCTGGCAGGCCAGCATGCTGTGGTCCGTCTCGACAACCACGAACTGACCGCCATCGTGCGTGCGCACCTTGCCGCACTTGGACTCAGTGTAGAGACTGTTCCGCCGTCGCAGTCCATGCGACCAGGCATTGCGGCCAATATCCTGTTCGTCGACATCGATGACGAAGAAAGCTCGTCAAGGATTGCCGCGCATGTCATCGCCCTCACCGACTCGCCTGAAACACAAACGCGCCCCTATCGCGACGGAGAGCGCATCGTGCTTGGCTGCAACCCGCTCAAATGGCAGTCAATGGTCCGCGCATGCGCCATGACACTGGAACCCCAGCGACCATCGACAGCCACCTCGTTGCCGGCAGGGGGGCATCCCTCGACCAGTACTGCCATAACAGCGCCGCCGTCTCCTTCACCCACTTCCGCAGGCCGGATATTGATTGCCGAAGACCATCCGGTGAATCAGGCATTGGCAAGACGGCAGCTGGCGTTGCTGGGGTGGGCATGCGATATCGTGGACAACGGACGTGCCGCCCTCGAGGCGCTTCGACACAACGACTACGCCCTGTTGATGACCGATTGCCAGATGCCCGAGATGGATGGCTACGAACTGGCTGCTGCGTGGCGGCAACTGGAGGCGGACGAGCAACGAACGACACGCCTGCCGATCATCGCGATGACGGCGCACACTCTGGGCGACGAGATCGTCCGCTGCCGTGATGCCGGCATGGACGACTATCTGAGCAAGCCGGTCCAGCTGAAGGTACTGCAGGAAAAACTGCAGACGTGGCTCCGACCTGAAGGACAAACCATATCGCCGTCCCCATCAGTCGCGACCGCGCCAGCGACTCAAGCCGACATGCTCAGGCTATTGCGCGAGACCAGTATGGCCGACCTTGACGCGATCGAGCTGGCCATGGCGAACGGGGATGCAGCCACCGTTGCGCGCAGACTGCACCGCCTGCTGGGCGCATTGCAGATATTCATCGGCGGCCCGGATATCGGAAAGGCACGACAGTTACTGGATGCGCTGGAAGAAGGCGCATCGCCCGCCGCACTGGACGATTTCCCCACCAGCCTTGCCCGCCTTCGCGAACAAGTGATGCAACTGCCGGACGGTGCTTGA
- a CDS encoding aminopeptidase P family protein: MNTPIPTRLAALRQAMRQHGVSACIIPSADPHLSEYLPEHWQGRAWVSGFTGSAGTVIVTAKHAGLWTDSRYFAQAERQLEGTGFTLMKLRVPHTPEHLQWLASELHRGDVVAVAGDSLPISSRRQMETLLAEHGARLRTDLDLPGEIWTERPALPRSPITEHALDYACTPRSDKLARVRKRMHKLGATHHLLSSLDDIAWITNLRGSDVPCNPVFLAHLLISADAGTTLFTGRDKLNDELIARLASDGITVADYATVTDVLTGLPAESALLLDPSRVVCTIADAIPASVRRVEAANPSTALKAVKGPAELDHIREVMRRDGAALARAFREIGQQLDEGKPLTELDVHRLVHAARAAQPGFVGESFDTIAGYQANGAMPHYRATPESHSPLKAEGLLLIDSGGQYLGGTTDITRMLALGPVTAEQRRDATLVLKGMIALSRARFPKGASGPQLDALARAPLWAAGCDYGHGTGHGVGYFLNVHEGPQSIRPPVSGGALVALEPGMISSIEPGLYKPDRHGIRHENLAVVVEADQTEFGDFLAFETLTLCPFDRQVLDIALLSHDERAWLDDYHATVRAAIAPLLDGADLAWLTRHCAPLGN, encoded by the coding sequence ATGAACACACCGATCCCCACCCGTCTCGCCGCACTGCGCCAGGCCATGCGCCAGCATGGCGTCAGCGCCTGCATCATCCCCAGCGCCGACCCGCACCTGTCCGAATACCTGCCCGAACACTGGCAGGGACGCGCGTGGGTGTCGGGCTTCACCGGCTCGGCCGGTACCGTGATCGTCACCGCAAAACATGCCGGACTCTGGACCGATTCCCGCTACTTCGCCCAGGCCGAGCGCCAACTCGAAGGCACCGGTTTCACGCTGATGAAGCTGCGCGTACCGCATACACCGGAACATCTGCAATGGCTGGCCAGTGAGCTGCACCGGGGCGACGTCGTCGCCGTGGCCGGCGATAGCCTGCCCATTTCATCCCGACGTCAGATGGAAACCCTGCTTGCCGAACATGGCGCCCGGCTACGCACCGACCTGGACCTGCCCGGCGAAATATGGACCGAGCGCCCCGCGCTACCGCGTTCGCCGATAACGGAACATGCACTGGATTACGCATGCACGCCACGCTCCGACAAGCTGGCCCGTGTACGCAAACGCATGCACAAACTCGGCGCCACGCATCATCTTCTGTCCAGCCTTGACGACATCGCGTGGATCACCAATCTGCGCGGCAGCGACGTTCCGTGCAATCCGGTATTCCTGGCCCATCTGCTGATCAGTGCCGATGCCGGCACTACCCTGTTCACCGGCCGCGACAAACTGAACGACGAGCTGATCGCCAGGCTTGCCAGTGATGGCATCACGGTTGCCGACTACGCCACGGTCACCGACGTCCTGACCGGCCTTCCTGCAGAGAGCGCCCTGCTGCTGGACCCCAGCCGCGTGGTCTGCACCATTGCCGACGCGATTCCCGCGAGCGTACGGCGCGTCGAAGCGGCCAATCCCTCAACCGCGCTCAAGGCCGTCAAGGGCCCCGCCGAACTCGATCACATCCGTGAAGTGATGCGCCGCGATGGTGCCGCGCTTGCCCGCGCCTTCCGTGAAATCGGGCAGCAGCTCGACGAGGGCAAGCCATTGACGGAGCTCGACGTGCATCGACTGGTGCACGCGGCGCGTGCCGCTCAGCCCGGCTTCGTGGGCGAGAGTTTCGACACGATCGCCGGCTACCAGGCCAACGGCGCGATGCCCCACTACCGCGCAACCCCCGAATCCCACAGCCCACTGAAGGCCGAGGGGCTGCTGCTAATCGACTCCGGCGGACAGTATCTGGGCGGCACCACCGACATCACTCGAATGCTTGCACTGGGCCCGGTCACTGCTGAGCAGCGCCGGGATGCCACGCTAGTACTCAAAGGCATGATCGCTCTGAGCCGTGCCCGCTTCCCCAAGGGAGCCAGTGGCCCGCAACTCGACGCACTGGCGCGTGCGCCGCTGTGGGCTGCCGGTTGCGATTACGGACACGGCACCGGGCATGGCGTCGGCTACTTCCTCAACGTTCACGAGGGACCTCAGTCAATCCGTCCGCCGGTCAGCGGCGGTGCGCTCGTAGCACTTGAGCCCGGCATGATCAGCTCCATCGAGCCAGGCCTCTACAAACCCGACCGGCATGGCATCCGCCATGAAAACCTTGCGGTCGTGGTCGAGGCTGACCAGACAGAGTTCGGCGACTTCCTGGCCTTCGAAACGCTTACGCTTTGTCCGTTCGACCGACAGGTGTTGGACATCGCACTGCTGAGCCATGACGAACGTGCCTGGCTGGACGACTACCACGCCACCGTCCGTGCCGCGATCGCCCCACTGCTCGATGGCGCTGATCTCGCATGGCTGACGCGGCACTGCGCTCCACTTGGCAACTGA
- a CDS encoding response regulator transcription factor — protein MTMSWNNAPVRLVIADDHPVVLLGIRALLQEFRAELEVVGEASGARELQALLSTCECELLITDYSMPDDVGSEDGLAWLKRLRRDRPALPVIVLTMIHNPALVRGMLDAGVNGVVAKAAMTRELVLAVRTVLGGRTYVSEDLRDVVVDIPTAQRAGSGDDGAGGEVSILSRREAEVVRLYASGLSITQIAERVHRSVKTISQQKNNAMRKLGLTSNSQLYEYARVKGLTT, from the coding sequence ATGACGATGTCGTGGAACAACGCTCCCGTACGATTGGTTATCGCTGATGATCACCCTGTGGTGTTACTTGGCATCAGGGCACTGTTGCAAGAGTTCAGGGCGGAACTGGAGGTGGTTGGTGAGGCCAGCGGCGCACGTGAGTTGCAGGCTCTACTTTCTACCTGTGAATGTGAGCTTCTGATCACGGACTACTCGATGCCGGATGATGTCGGTAGCGAGGATGGCCTGGCCTGGCTCAAACGGCTTCGTCGTGATCGGCCGGCACTTCCCGTCATCGTGCTTACCATGATTCATAACCCTGCACTGGTCCGGGGAATGCTGGATGCAGGGGTGAATGGCGTCGTTGCAAAAGCGGCGATGACGCGCGAACTGGTGCTGGCCGTTCGAACGGTTCTGGGCGGACGCACTTATGTGAGCGAAGACCTGCGGGATGTTGTTGTCGATATCCCGACTGCGCAGCGTGCAGGTTCCGGCGATGACGGTGCGGGTGGTGAAGTGTCCATCCTGTCCCGGCGTGAGGCCGAAGTGGTACGACTCTATGCATCGGGTCTGTCGATCACACAGATTGCCGAACGGGTGCATCGTAGCGTCAAGACGATCAGCCAGCAAAAGAACAATGCCATGCGGAAGCTGGGGTTGACCAGCAACAGCCAACTCTATGAGTACGCCCGGGTAAAAGGACTGACGACCTGA
- a CDS encoding response regulator transcription factor: protein MHDEAHPLRVVISDDHPVVLMGLRSLMRNFQNDFCIVGEASQGKELLALLTKQPCDLLITDFSMPAGEDSEDGLQLLRRLRRRYPELRIIVLTMIHNLALVRGMLAAGANGVVAKTAMTRELLQAMQVVSSGQAFLGEGMQGALSHAAKADAAGSGPDETDSAAANMEMLSPREAEVVRMYANGLTVTQIAERLRRSVKTISQQKSDAMRKLGLTSNTQLYEFARGSGLLT, encoded by the coding sequence ATGCACGATGAAGCGCACCCGCTAAGAGTCGTCATTTCAGACGATCATCCCGTTGTCCTCATGGGGTTGAGATCCCTTATGAGGAACTTTCAAAACGATTTTTGTATCGTTGGCGAGGCGTCACAAGGCAAGGAGCTTCTTGCATTGCTGACCAAGCAGCCATGTGATCTCCTTATTACCGATTTTTCGATGCCTGCAGGCGAGGACTCGGAAGATGGGCTGCAACTGCTGCGACGATTGCGCCGTCGGTACCCTGAGCTCCGAATCATCGTGCTGACCATGATTCACAACCTCGCCTTGGTACGCGGCATGCTTGCAGCGGGGGCTAATGGTGTGGTGGCCAAGACGGCCATGACCAGAGAGTTGCTTCAGGCCATGCAAGTGGTCTCAAGTGGCCAGGCTTTTCTTGGTGAGGGTATGCAAGGGGCGCTGAGCCATGCGGCGAAAGCCGACGCGGCAGGTTCGGGGCCTGATGAGACAGACTCTGCGGCGGCAAACATGGAAATGCTCTCGCCGCGTGAGGCTGAAGTGGTTCGCATGTATGCAAATGGACTTACCGTAACGCAGATTGCCGAACGCCTGCGGCGAAGTGTGAAAACAATCAGTCAGCAGAAGAGCGACGCGATGCGCAAGCTTGGCCTTACAAGTAATACACAACTGTACGAATTTGCCAGGGGCTCTGGCTTACTGACGTGA